One Deltaproteobacteria bacterium DNA window includes the following coding sequences:
- the sat gene encoding sulfate adenylyltransferase, translated as MTHDRVEDAIAPHGGVLVDREAAEVERARWEREAARLPAIRLDRRALSDLEMIVIGGFSPLDGFMGEADHASVVDRMRLASGVVWTIPVTLGVGADQARRLAVGADVALQDEAGTTLAILHLRETYRPDKRREVTSVYGTDDPKHPGVAAVLAQGEVYLGGRVTLLRHPADLPFPEHRLTPRQTRAAFRARGWKRIVAFQTRNPVHRAHEYIQKCALEMVDGLLLHPLVGETKGDDIPAEVRMDCYQVLLERYYPADRTLLSVLPANMRYAGPKEAIFHAIMRKNYGCTHFIVGRDHAGVGSYYGTYDAQKIFDQFAPDEIGIMPLRFDHTFFCRTCDSMASTKTCPHDASQHVALSGTKVREMLARGERPPKEFSRPEVADVLIKAMRAA; from the coding sequence ATGACCCACGACCGAGTCGAGGATGCCATCGCGCCGCACGGCGGCGTGCTCGTCGATCGCGAGGCCGCGGAGGTCGAGCGCGCTCGGTGGGAGCGTGAGGCGGCGCGTCTCCCCGCGATCCGGCTCGACCGCCGGGCGCTCTCCGACCTCGAGATGATCGTGATCGGCGGCTTCAGCCCGCTCGACGGCTTCATGGGCGAGGCCGACCACGCGAGCGTCGTCGATCGCATGCGGCTGGCGAGCGGGGTCGTCTGGACGATCCCGGTGACGCTCGGCGTGGGGGCGGACCAGGCGCGGCGGCTCGCCGTGGGCGCCGACGTCGCGCTCCAGGACGAGGCGGGCACGACGCTCGCCATCCTCCATCTGCGAGAGACCTACCGGCCCGACAAGCGGCGGGAGGTCACGTCGGTCTACGGCACCGACGATCCGAAGCATCCGGGCGTCGCCGCCGTGCTGGCGCAGGGCGAGGTCTACCTCGGCGGCCGGGTGACGCTGCTCCGGCATCCCGCCGACCTGCCCTTCCCCGAGCACCGCCTGACGCCGCGCCAGACGCGGGCCGCGTTCCGGGCGCGCGGCTGGAAGCGCATCGTCGCTTTCCAGACGCGCAATCCCGTGCATCGCGCGCACGAGTACATCCAGAAGTGCGCGCTCGAGATGGTCGACGGGCTGCTCCTCCACCCGCTGGTCGGCGAGACGAAGGGCGACGACATCCCCGCCGAGGTGCGGATGGACTGTTACCAGGTCCTCCTCGAGCGTTATTACCCCGCCGACCGGACGCTCCTCTCCGTGCTGCCCGCCAACATGCGGTACGCGGGCCCCAAGGAGGCGATCTTCCACGCCATCATGCGGAAGAACTACGGCTGCACCCACTTCATCGTCGGCCGCGACCACGCCGGCGTGGGCAGCTACTACGGAACCTACGACGCGCAGAAGATCTTCGATCAGTTCGCGCCCGATGAGATCGGCATCATGCCGCTCCGCTTCGACCACACGTTCTTCTGCCGCACCTGCGACAGCATGGCCTCGACCAAGACGTGCCCCCACGACGCGAGCCAGCACGTGGCGCTGTCGGGCACGAAGGTGCGGGAGATGCTGGCGCGGGGCGAGCGGCCGCCGAAGGAGTTCAGCCGGCCGGAAGTGGCCGACGTGCTGATCAAAGCCATGCGCGCGGCCTGA
- a CDS encoding sigma-70 family RNA polymerase sigma factor — translation MAPSDWELVLRTRKGDRDAFRELVERYQRRVASLAVGMLRNREDALDVVQETFTRAYQHLDRFKGDSGFYTWLYRIAFNLCVDQQRREGKLGELRPEQEETGEIGPPLAADGPPPDEPFQRARSAEIGRRVEQAMRELTPDHRAVILLREVEGLSYEEISRVLDCPKGTVMSRLHYARRQLQSRLRELL, via the coding sequence GTGGCGCCTAGCGATTGGGAGCTCGTCCTGCGCACCCGTAAGGGTGATCGGGACGCGTTCCGCGAGCTGGTCGAGCGGTACCAGCGCCGGGTGGCCTCGCTCGCGGTAGGCATGCTCCGGAACCGGGAAGACGCCCTCGATGTCGTGCAGGAGACCTTCACGAGGGCTTACCAGCACCTCGACCGCTTCAAGGGCGACTCCGGCTTCTATACCTGGCTCTACCGCATTGCCTTCAACCTCTGCGTCGACCAGCAGCGCCGCGAGGGCAAGCTCGGCGAGCTCCGCCCCGAGCAGGAAGAGACGGGGGAGATCGGCCCGCCGCTCGCGGCCGACGGCCCACCCCCGGACGAGCCCTTCCAGCGCGCCCGGAGCGCCGAGATCGGCCGGCGCGTCGAGCAGGCGATGCGCGAGTTGACCCCCGATCACCGCGCGGTCATACTCCTCCGCGAGGTGGAGGGCCTCTCCTACGAGGAGATCAGCCGAGTCCTGGACTGTCCGAAGGGCACGGTGATGAGCCGGCTCCACTACGCCCGTCGCCAGCTCCAGTCGCGGCTGCGGGAGCTCCTGTGA